The Streptomyces laurentii genome contains a region encoding:
- a CDS encoding hypothetical protein (CoenzymeA binding site [chemical binding];~Hypothetical protein XNR_5519 [Streptomyces albus J1074];~PHB binding site;~PaaI_thioesterase isa tetrameric acyl-CoA thioesterase with a hot dog fold and one of several proteins responsible for phenylacetic acid (PA) degradation in bacteria. Although orthologs of PaaI exist in archaea and eukaryotes, their function has not...; cd03443;~identified by MetaGeneAnnotator; putative;~subunit interaction site [polypeptide binding]), whose amino-acid sequence MSVGEMLAATVPMAKTLDLEFLETTGERAVVRLPDQAAYHNHVGGPHAGAMFTLAESASGAIVLAAFGDQLNRAVPLAVKAEIAYKKLAMGVVTATATLGRPAAEVVAELDAGQRPEFPVRIDITREDGAVTGEMTVLWTLRPNNRES is encoded by the coding sequence ATGTCCGTCGGCGAGATGCTCGCCGCCACGGTTCCCATGGCCAAAACCCTCGACCTCGAGTTCCTGGAGACCACCGGCGAGCGGGCCGTGGTCCGCCTGCCGGACCAGGCCGCGTACCACAACCACGTCGGCGGCCCGCACGCCGGCGCCATGTTCACCCTCGCCGAGTCCGCCAGCGGCGCCATCGTCCTGGCCGCCTTCGGCGACCAGCTGAACCGCGCGGTCCCGCTCGCCGTCAAGGCCGAGATCGCGTACAAGAAGCTCGCCATGGGCGTCGTCACCGCCACCGCGACCCTGGGCCGCCCGGCCGCCGAGGTCGTCGCCGAACTCGACGCGGGTCAGCGCCCCGAGTTCCCGGTCCGGATCGACATCACGCGCGAGGACGGCGCCGTCACCGGCGAGATGACCGTCCTGTGGACGCTCCGGCCGAACAACCGGGAGAGCTGA
- a CDS encoding integral membrane protein (SNARE associated Golgi protein; cl00429;~identified by MetaGeneAnnotator; putative;~integral membrane protein [Streptomyces pristinaespiralis ATCC25486]), which yields MHVQEWLETIPAVAVYALVGLVIGVESLGIPLPGEIVLVSSALLASQHGHINPYVLGACATVGAVVGDSIGYAIGRRGGRPLLEKLGRRFPKHFSEANIGLAERSFEKWGMWAVFFGRFVALLRIFAGPLAGVLRMPYWKFLIANVFGGLLWAGGTTAVIYTVGVVAEAWLKRFSWLGLVLAVLIGLGSLLILKNRAKKAAAAASARTATEPETGSPAAEAAGRN from the coding sequence GTGCACGTCCAGGAATGGCTGGAGACGATCCCTGCGGTCGCCGTCTACGCGCTGGTCGGGTTGGTGATCGGGGTCGAGAGCCTGGGCATCCCGCTGCCCGGCGAGATCGTCCTCGTCAGCTCCGCCCTGCTGGCTTCCCAGCACGGCCACATCAACCCGTACGTCCTCGGCGCGTGCGCGACCGTCGGCGCCGTCGTCGGCGACTCGATCGGCTACGCCATCGGCCGCAGGGGCGGCCGCCCGCTGCTCGAAAAGCTGGGCAGGAGGTTCCCGAAGCACTTCAGCGAGGCCAATATCGGCCTCGCTGAGCGCTCCTTCGAGAAGTGGGGCATGTGGGCGGTCTTCTTCGGCCGCTTCGTCGCCCTGCTGCGGATCTTCGCCGGGCCGCTGGCAGGCGTGCTGCGCATGCCGTACTGGAAGTTCCTGATCGCCAACGTCTTCGGCGGCCTGCTCTGGGCCGGCGGCACCACGGCCGTCATCTACACGGTGGGCGTCGTCGCCGAGGCGTGGCTCAAGCGCTTCTCCTGGCTGGGCCTGGTGCTCGCGGTCCTCATCGGCCTCGGCTCGCTGCTGATCCTGAAGAACCGGGCCAAGAAGGCCGCGGCCGCCGCCTCCGCGCGGACGGCGACCGAGCCGGAGACCGGCAGCCCCGCGGCCGAGGCCGCCGGCCGGAACTGA
- a CDS encoding glycoside hydrolase family 3 domain protein (Beta-glucosidase-related glycosidases [Carbohydrate transport andmetabolism]; COG1472;~Fibronectin type III-like domain; pfam14310;~Glycosyl hydrolase family 3 C-terminal domain; pfam01915;~Glycosyl hydrolase family 3 N terminal domain; pfam00933;~glycoside hydrolase family 3 domain protein [Streptomyces davawensis JCM4913];~identified by MetaGeneAnnotator; putative), whose amino-acid sequence MPHAPLPEQPEPSRRDTPVTALAPRRISRRRLLLTLAGAAALSAAPSLAGGTPAAAARPRVPGGTPAKGRVSERVSDLLARLTLEEKSALLHGATDPEGLGQAGYVPGIPRLGIPPLRLADGPAGVRVREHATALPAPVMLAAAFDPGLARAYGQVIGQEGRALGQDVLLSPMVNLIRTPYAGRNFETFSEDPLLSADMVAEEIRGIQAEGLIATVKHVALNNQEHGRMSVDVRAGEQALHETELRGFEAAVTAGTGAVMAAYNKVDGVHATESRMLLTDVLRGQWGFEGWVMSDWGAVHATAALTAGCDMEMPGGRHFGAPLVTAVREGRIDEADVDTAVRRLLTVRERFGALDASPAGGSGAAAGRSARPARDAAAGARVALNVALAGATLLRNENRTLPLTGQAARSLAVIGPTGRVPFVSGGGSAHVVPDAATSPLDALRTRAGGGATVTYALGEDPYGKPLPDTGAAFKPAPDLDAVQVPAGETHRYEGTFTTTADDDWSFFVHYGGKRPTVTLDGAELFPTQSGDAEVFNGGLGGTADDGLTLRRADRRLTAGTHRLTVTAAGGTAGQLVRLRAADGTTRTADLTEATAAARAAHSVVLFAYEDATEGRDRGRLALPGRQDDLIKAVTAVNPRTTVVLNTSSAVTMPWLADTGAVLQMYYPGQEGGPATAAVLFGDADPGGRLTQTFPSGDDAHPTAGDPGRYPGKDGVERYAEGIHVGYRWYDAEDVTPLFPFGHGLSYTTFRYEGLAVAPDRGGLRVSFTVANTGTRAGIDVPQVYVGPSPDLAGLGIDQPRRLLAGYQRLRLAPGERRKVTVSVTARTLSSWDEARHRWVLGTGAREVAVGASARTLTLRARAAVRTP is encoded by the coding sequence GTGCCCCACGCCCCCCTCCCGGAACAGCCGGAGCCGTCGCGACGGGACACCCCCGTCACCGCCCTCGCGCCCCGCCGGATCTCCCGGCGCCGCCTGCTGCTCACCCTCGCCGGCGCGGCCGCCCTCAGCGCCGCCCCCAGCCTGGCCGGCGGCACTCCGGCCGCCGCCGCCCGTCCCCGCGTCCCCGGCGGCACGCCCGCCAAGGGGCGGGTGAGCGAGCGCGTCTCCGACCTGCTCGCCCGGCTCACGCTCGAGGAGAAGTCCGCGCTGCTGCACGGCGCCACCGACCCCGAAGGCCTCGGCCAGGCCGGCTACGTTCCGGGGATTCCCCGCCTCGGCATCCCGCCGCTCCGGCTCGCCGACGGCCCCGCAGGCGTCCGCGTCCGCGAGCACGCCACCGCGCTGCCCGCACCCGTGATGCTCGCCGCCGCCTTCGACCCCGGCCTCGCCCGGGCGTACGGACAGGTCATCGGCCAGGAGGGCCGCGCTCTCGGCCAGGACGTGCTCCTGTCGCCCATGGTCAACCTCATCCGCACCCCGTACGCGGGCCGGAACTTCGAGACCTTCTCCGAGGATCCGCTGCTCTCCGCCGACATGGTCGCCGAGGAGATCCGCGGCATCCAGGCCGAGGGCCTCATCGCCACCGTCAAGCACGTCGCCCTCAACAACCAGGAACACGGCCGGATGAGCGTCGACGTCCGGGCCGGCGAACAGGCCCTGCACGAGACCGAGTTGCGCGGCTTCGAGGCCGCCGTCACGGCCGGGACGGGTGCCGTCATGGCCGCGTACAACAAGGTCGACGGCGTCCACGCCACCGAGAGCCGGATGCTCCTCACCGACGTCCTGCGCGGCCAATGGGGCTTCGAGGGCTGGGTGATGAGCGACTGGGGCGCCGTCCACGCCACCGCCGCGCTCACCGCCGGCTGCGACATGGAGATGCCCGGCGGCCGTCACTTCGGCGCCCCGCTCGTCACCGCCGTCCGCGAGGGCCGGATCGACGAGGCCGACGTCGACACCGCCGTACGCCGCCTGCTGACCGTACGCGAACGCTTCGGCGCCCTCGACGCGTCGCCGGCCGGCGGCTCCGGGGCCGCCGCCGGGCGGTCCGCCCGGCCCGCGCGTGACGCCGCGGCCGGAGCCCGGGTCGCGTTGAACGTCGCGCTCGCCGGCGCCACCCTGCTGCGCAACGAGAACCGGACGCTTCCGCTCACCGGCCAGGCCGCCCGCTCCCTCGCCGTCATCGGCCCCACCGGCCGGGTGCCGTTCGTCAGCGGCGGCGGCAGCGCCCACGTCGTCCCGGACGCCGCCACCAGCCCCCTCGACGCCCTGCGCACCCGGGCCGGCGGCGGTGCCACCGTCACGTACGCCCTCGGCGAGGACCCCTACGGCAAGCCGCTGCCCGACACCGGAGCCGCCTTCAAGCCCGCCCCGGACCTCGACGCCGTCCAGGTCCCCGCCGGCGAGACCCACCGCTACGAGGGCACCTTCACGACCACGGCCGACGACGACTGGAGCTTCTTCGTCCACTACGGCGGCAAGCGCCCCACCGTGACCCTCGACGGCGCCGAACTCTTCCCCACCCAGTCGGGCGACGCGGAGGTCTTCAACGGGGGACTCGGCGGGACCGCCGACGACGGCCTCACTCTGCGCCGCGCCGACCGCCGGCTGACCGCCGGCACCCACCGGCTCACCGTCACGGCCGCCGGCGGCACCGCCGGCCAGCTCGTCCGGCTGCGCGCCGCCGACGGCACCACCCGCACCGCCGACCTCACCGAGGCCACCGCCGCCGCCCGCGCCGCCCACAGCGTCGTCCTGTTCGCCTACGAGGACGCCACCGAGGGCCGCGACCGCGGCCGGCTCGCGCTGCCCGGCCGCCAGGACGACCTGATCAAGGCCGTGACCGCCGTCAACCCCCGGACCACCGTGGTCCTCAACACCTCGTCCGCCGTCACCATGCCCTGGCTCGCGGACACCGGGGCGGTGCTCCAGATGTACTACCCGGGCCAGGAAGGCGGCCCCGCCACCGCCGCCGTGCTCTTCGGCGACGCCGACCCGGGCGGCCGGCTCACCCAGACCTTCCCGAGCGGCGACGACGCCCACCCCACCGCCGGCGACCCCGGCCGCTACCCCGGCAAGGACGGCGTCGAGCGGTACGCGGAGGGCATCCACGTCGGCTACCGCTGGTACGACGCCGAGGACGTCACCCCGCTCTTCCCCTTCGGCCACGGCCTGTCGTACACCACCTTCCGCTACGAGGGCCTGGCCGTCGCCCCCGACCGCGGCGGGCTCCGCGTCTCCTTCACCGTCGCCAACACCGGGACCCGGGCCGGCATCGACGTCCCCCAGGTGTACGTCGGCCCCTCCCCGGACCTCGCCGGCCTCGGCATCGACCAGCCGCGCCGGCTGCTCGCCGGCTATCAGCGGCTCCGGCTCGCCCCCGGCGAGCGGCGCAAGGTCACCGTGTCCGTCACGGCCCGCACCCTGTCCTCCTGGGACGAGGCCCGGCACCGCTGGGTCCTGGGCACCGGGGCGCGGGAGGTCGCGGTCGGGGCGTCGGCCCGGACGCTGACCCTGCGGGCGCGGGCCGCCGTCCGTACACCCTGA